In Lycium ferocissimum isolate CSIRO_LF1 chromosome 11, AGI_CSIRO_Lferr_CH_V1, whole genome shotgun sequence, a single genomic region encodes these proteins:
- the LOC132038258 gene encoding F-box protein At1g52495-like yields MELPADTIIEILHRLPTKSLLRFKCVSTNWAGHIFDCCSRRLCTRTIGFFYQAIRKRAPIHFLLSPKETAIENFDESVNFLPDSLYIIASSKGYLLCCKQEINHRHYYVYNPATRQYLALLETQMCVKDVAIGFNCKVYDPIDVISFTIVRYMVPGRRQGLQSTVTIESFSTETNVWTKIILTLDNHIRFRPLHDNISKWLTSAGAIDGVFYWFHGGHQITAYDTMDMCFWSLELPDTYGNAYGRHLGVSGEILCYAVTDLNTGHINIWHMSSNIRDKTTLWVRKYIELDVIEVVNTCPETLGLLHPRSIYIANMDFHPTESHIIYLNISGKFISYDMDNSSTELVCDFRRSTTFNFFPYEWQEWPRSL; encoded by the coding sequence ATGGAGCTGCCAGCGGACACTATAATAGAAATATTGCATCGATTGCCTACAAAATCCCTTCTGAGATTTAAGTGTGTGTCTACAAATTGGGCAGGGCACATATTTGATTGTTGTTCTCGAAGATTGTGTACTCGTACGATTGGATTCTTTTACCAAGCTATACGTAAACGAGCCCCAATTCATTTTCTCCTCTCTCCCAAAGAGACTGCCATAGAAAACTTCGACGAATCTGTCAATTTTCTACCTGATAGCTTATATATAATTGCATCATCTAAGGGATATCTTCTTTGCTGTAAGCAAGAAATAAATCACCGACATTACTATGTTTACAATCCGGCCACAAGGCAATACCTAGCTCTCCTTGAAACACAAATGTGCGTTAAAGATGTGGCGATCGGGTTTAATTGCAAGGTGTATGACCCAATTGATGTGATTTCGTTCACAATTGTTCGTTATATGGTACCTGGACGGAGGCAGGGGTTACAATCAACTGTAACAATCGAAAGTTTCTCTACTGAAACTAATGTATGGACTAAGATCATCCTTACACTTGATAATCATATCCGTTTTCGCCCCTTACATGATAACATTTCAAAGTGGCTGACATCAGCTGGTGCTATTGATGGAGTATTCTATTGGTTCCACGGTGGACATCAAATCACTGCATACGATACTATGGATATGTGTTTCTGGTCACTGGAGTTACCCGATACGTATGGGAATGCCTATGGTAGACATCTAGGTGTATCAGGGGAAATTCTATGTTATGCAGTGACTGATTTAAATACTGGTCATATCAACATTTGGCACATGAGTAGCAATATACGGGACAAGACAACTTTATGGGTTAGAAAGTACATCGAATTAGATGTTATTGAAGTTGTTAACACTTGTCCGGAGACCTTGGGACTTCTACATCCGAGATCTATTTATATCGCAAACATGGATTTTCACCCTACTGAGTCGCAcattatttatttgaatatatctGGTAAATTTATCTCCTATGACATGGACAATTCTTCTACAGAGTTAGTATGTGATTTTCGCAGAAGCACAACATTCAATTTCTTCCCTTATGAGTGGCAAGAATGGCCACGTTCTCTTTAA
- the LOC132037688 gene encoding F-box protein At5g03970-like, with the protein MVKGNFDECVSFLHGCRLYIIASSMGFLLCCEQEIYQRHYYVYNPVTRQYFALPEVKTCTNHVEVGIKVQTCAKYVAIGFNCKLDDPINKDVISFTIVRYKVPAESTVTIESFSSQTNAWTEITLALENPLDFQPSFYHPSKWPKSGGAIEGVFYWLDFEPRINLYDSVNMCFWSLDLPDRLDYLHMRSLGVSGGILCFASMCCGLTVWQLKSNIRDRTALWDKKYTNLCVFEAFNTCPETLGLLHRCGLGHRINYNFDRDMVFHPYEPQILIVLNIKEYGKFLMCYDMDNSSAKLVCNFGNRKTYTNIFPYEWQEWPLLL; encoded by the coding sequence ATGGTTAAAGGAAATTTCGACGAGTGTGTAAGTTTTCTACATGGTTGTCGCCTATACATTATTGCATCATCTATGGGATTTCTCCTTTGCTGTGAGCAAGAAATATATCAACGACATTACTATGTTTATAATCCTGTCACAAGGCAATACTTTGCCCTCCCAGAAGTAAAAACATGCACTAACCATGTCGAGGTTGGGATAAAAGTACAAACATGTGCTAAGTATGTGGCGATTGGGTTTAATTGCAAGTTGGATGACCCAATTAATAAGGATGTTATCTCGTTCACGATAGTTCGCTATAAGGTGCCTGCAGAATCAACGGTAACAATTGAAAGTTTCTCTTCTCAAACTAATGCATGGACTGAAATAACCCTCGCACTTGAAAATCCTCTTGATTTTCAGCCCTCCTTTTACCACCCTTCAAAGTGGCCAAAATCAGGAGGCGCTATCGAAGGGGTATTCTATTGGCTTGACTTTGAACCTCGAATCAACCTATATGATTCTGTGAATATGTGTTTTTGGTCTCTGGACTTACCTGATAGGCTCGACTATTTACATATGAGATCTCTAGGTGTATCAGGGGGAATTCTCTGTTTTGCAAGTATGTGTTGTGGACTCACGGTTTGGCAGCTGAAGAGCAATATACGGGACAGGACAGCGCTATGGGACAAGAAGTACACTAATTTATGTGTTTTTGAAGCCTTTAACACTTGTCCGGAGACCTTAGGACTTCTTCATCGCTGTGGGCTAGGACATagaataaattataattttgatcGTGATATGGTATTTCACCCTTATGAACCACAAATTCTTATTGTTCTTAATATAAAAGAATATGGTAAGTTTCTGATGTGCTACGACATGGACAATTCTTCTGCAAAGTTAGTATGTAACTTTGGCAATCGCAAAACATACACCAATATATTTCCTTATGAGTGGCAAGAATGGCCACTTCTTCTTTAG
- the LOC132036351 gene encoding lysine-rich arabinogalactan protein 18-like, whose product MSNLFVTIAFLVFFVLNCGNAQNAPSHSPISSPSKSPIAKSQPPVSSPARSPALSPSTSVSSPTISPAIETPVKTPATSPSISSSSATPATSPSISSSSATPANSPATASLSPESSQGPSADDTSSAISIFEVPMVLSGLGLGFAIWAALLI is encoded by the exons ATGTCTAATTTATTTGTTACTATTGCTTTTTTAGTATTTTTCGTGTTAAATTGCGGTAACGCACAAAATGCACCTTCTCATTCCccaatttcttctccttctaAATCTCCGATAGCGAAATCTCAACCACCGGTTTCTTCTCCGGCGAGATCTCCAGCACTCAGTCCATCAACCAGTGTATCTTCTCCGACGATTTCTCCCGCGATAGAAACTCCGGTGA AAACTCCGGCGACTTCTCCGAGTATTTCTTCAAGTTCAGCAACTCCGGCGACTTCTCCGAGTATTTCTTCAAGTTCAGCAACTCCGGCGAATTCTCCGGCGACGGCGAGTTTGTCGCCGGAGAGTTCACAAGGTCCAAGTGCTGATGACACTTCATCTGCAATTTCAATATTTGAAGTGCCGATGGTTCTAAGCGGGCTTGGGCTTGGGTTTGCTATATGGGCTGCCTTGTTAATTTGA